One part of the Bradyrhizobium sp. CB1650 genome encodes these proteins:
- a CDS encoding GlsB/YeaQ/YmgE family stress response membrane protein, protein MYISNEGLLVILFVGLIAGWLAGKVVRGTGFGIIGDIVVGIAGALVASFLFPKLGIRLGTGLVSEIVYSAIGAVILLLVVRLLRGGGRL, encoded by the coding sequence ATGTACATTTCCAATGAAGGCCTGCTCGTCATCCTGTTCGTCGGGCTGATCGCCGGCTGGCTGGCCGGCAAGGTGGTGCGCGGAACCGGGTTCGGCATCATCGGTGACATCGTGGTCGGCATCGCCGGCGCGCTGGTGGCGAGCTTCCTGTTTCCGAAGCTCGGCATTCGCCTCGGCACCGGCCTCGTGTCCGAGATCGTCTATTCCGCCATCGGCGCCGTCATTCTGCTGCTGGTGGTGCGGCTGCTGCGCGGTGGCGGCCGGCTTTAG